From Acidobacteriota bacterium, one genomic window encodes:
- the menC gene encoding o-succinylbenzoate synthase encodes MKIKSIELTEILLPLVHFFETSFGRTYERRIILVRVTDESGIEGWGECTAGETPSYSEEWTESCWEVIGKILAPMVIGAEVESAAGVWDLMKHVRGNRMAKAAVETACWDLEAKRLGVPLWRHLGGVNREIACGVSIGIQDSVEQLLEKIKIELDAGYQRIKIKIAPHWDYDVIKRVREEFGMIPLMGDANSAYTLADIDLFKKMDDFGLMMLEQPLPHDDIIDHAKLQREIRTPVCLDEPIKSPDDARKAIELGSGQIINLKNGRVGGHTQSMLVEKTARESSMPVWCGGMLEAGIGRAHNIAISTLAGYTMPGDVSASKRYWHEDIIEPAVEVSAMGTIVAPDRPGIGFDVREDRIAKASVRRIKL; translated from the coding sequence ATGAAGATCAAATCAATCGAACTCACGGAGATACTTCTTCCATTGGTCCATTTCTTCGAAACCAGTTTCGGGCGGACATATGAACGGCGGATCATTCTTGTCCGCGTCACAGACGAAAGCGGAATCGAAGGTTGGGGCGAATGCACCGCGGGCGAAACACCTTCGTATTCGGAGGAGTGGACCGAATCGTGTTGGGAGGTCATCGGGAAGATTCTGGCTCCGATGGTGATCGGAGCCGAGGTCGAGTCGGCTGCCGGAGTTTGGGATTTGATGAAACACGTTCGCGGAAACCGAATGGCAAAAGCTGCGGTCGAGACCGCCTGCTGGGATCTGGAGGCGAAACGACTTGGCGTCCCTTTGTGGCGGCACCTTGGCGGGGTCAATCGCGAGATCGCCTGCGGCGTGTCGATCGGAATCCAGGATTCGGTCGAACAATTGCTCGAGAAGATCAAGATCGAGCTCGACGCCGGTTATCAGCGGATCAAGATCAAGATCGCGCCTCATTGGGATTATGACGTCATCAAACGCGTCCGCGAAGAGTTTGGGATGATTCCGCTGATGGGCGATGCAAATTCGGCGTACACGCTGGCGGATATCGATCTTTTCAAGAAGATGGACGATTTTGGATTGATGATGCTGGAGCAGCCTTTGCCGCACGACGACATCATCGATCACGCGAAGCTGCAACGCGAGATCAGGACGCCGGTTTGCCTCGACGAGCCGATCAAGTCTCCCGACGACGCCCGCAAGGCGATCGAGCTTGGTTCGGGGCAGATCATCAACCTCAAGAACGGGCGGGTTGGCGGACACACGCAGTCAATGCTGGTCGAGAAGACGGCGCGGGAAAGCTCGATGCCGGTCTGGTGCGGCGGAATGCTCGAAGCGGGGATCGGACGCGCCCATAACATCGCCATCTCGACGCTCGCCGGCTATACGATGCCCGGCGATGTTTCCGCGTCAAAGCGATACTGGCACGAGGACATCATCGAACCGGCGGTCGAGGTTTCCGCTATGGGGACAATCGTTGCACCCGACAGACCGGGAATCGGGTTCGATGTCAGGGAAGACCGTATCGCCAAAGCTTCGGTCAGACGGATCAAACTTTAG
- a CDS encoding cysteine desulfurase, whose translation MSNFDINKIRADFPVLSREVNGQPLRYLDNAASAQVPNLVIERGSKYLMEEHSNVHRGVHYLSQLATNEYEKAREKVRAFINAKEAKECIFVRGCTEGINLVANGYGHKFINEGDEILVSQMEHHSNIVPWQMIAEERGATIRVIPMNEAGELIIDEYENLLNERTKIVAVAHVSNALGTVNPLKQMIATAHKFGIPVCVDGAQAVPHMRVDVRDLDADFYAFSGHKMFAPTGSGVLYGKKEWLEKMNPYQGGGSMIRTVTFEKTTYAGLPEKFEAGTPSIASQIGLGAAIDYLNSIDLDAAFAYEHSLLEYATEKLSAIEGVKIIGTAKEKASVLSFTVENVHPHDIGTILDQQGIAIRAGHHCAQPVMQFYKVPATARASFAFYNTREEVDKLAEAIQKVIDVFA comes from the coding sequence ATGAGCAATTTCGACATCAACAAGATCCGCGCCGATTTTCCGGTGCTTTCAAGGGAGGTCAACGGTCAGCCGTTGCGCTATCTCGACAACGCGGCGTCGGCGCAGGTTCCGAATCTCGTCATCGAGCGCGGCTCGAAGTACTTGATGGAAGAGCATTCGAACGTCCATCGCGGCGTTCATTATCTTTCGCAGTTGGCGACGAACGAATACGAAAAGGCGCGTGAAAAGGTGCGCGCGTTCATCAATGCGAAGGAAGCGAAGGAGTGCATTTTTGTCCGCGGCTGCACCGAGGGGATCAACCTCGTCGCGAACGGCTACGGGCATAAGTTCATCAACGAGGGCGACGAGATTCTCGTCAGCCAAATGGAACATCATTCGAACATCGTTCCGTGGCAGATGATCGCCGAAGAGCGCGGTGCGACAATTCGGGTGATCCCGATGAACGAAGCGGGCGAACTGATCATCGACGAATACGAGAATCTGCTCAACGAACGGACGAAGATCGTCGCCGTTGCGCACGTTTCGAACGCGCTCGGAACGGTGAATCCGCTCAAGCAAATGATCGCGACGGCGCATAAATTCGGGATTCCGGTCTGCGTCGACGGCGCCCAGGCGGTTCCGCATATGCGCGTCGACGTGCGCGACCTTGACGCAGATTTTTACGCTTTTTCGGGACATAAGATGTTCGCACCGACCGGCAGCGGGGTTCTTTACGGAAAGAAAGAGTGGCTCGAGAAGATGAATCCTTATCAGGGCGGCGGTTCGATGATCCGCACAGTGACGTTCGAGAAAACGACCTACGCCGGTTTGCCCGAAAAGTTTGAAGCCGGAACTCCGTCGATCGCGTCGCAGATCGGTCTCGGCGCGGCGATCGATTATTTGAACTCGATCGATCTCGACGCGGCGTTCGCGTACGAACATTCGTTACTCGAATACGCGACCGAAAAATTGTCGGCGATCGAGGGCGTAAAGATCATCGGAACGGCGAAAGAAAAAGCGAGCGTCTTGTCGTTCACGGTCGAGAACGTTCATCCGCACGACATCGGGACGATCCTCGACCAGCAGGGAATCGCGATCCGCGCCGGACATCACTGCGCGCAACCGGTAATGCAGTTTTATAAGGTTCCGGCGACCGCCCGCGCAAGTTTCGCGTTTTACAATACCCGTGAGGAAGTTGATAAGCTGGCGGAAGCGATCCAGAAAGTGATCGACGTCTTCGCTTAG
- a CDS encoding SUF system NifU family Fe-S cluster assembly protein has product MSELSDLYQEVILDHNKNPRNYREIADANFHADGHNPLCGDQLKVYLHVEGETVTDVSFTGSGCAISKASASMMTQTLKGKTREEAEVLFDEFHRMVTGKLDIENEENHLGKLRIFAGVLEFPARVKCASLSWHTVHAALHGEESTSTE; this is encoded by the coding sequence ATGTCAGAACTTAGCGATCTCTACCAGGAAGTGATCCTCGATCACAACAAGAACCCGCGAAATTATCGTGAGATAGCGGATGCAAATTTCCACGCTGACGGACATAATCCGCTTTGCGGCGATCAGCTGAAGGTTTATCTGCACGTCGAAGGCGAAACCGTCACCGATGTTTCATTTACGGGCTCCGGTTGCGCGATCTCAAAGGCATCGGCGTCAATGATGACCCAGACGCTGAAAGGAAAGACACGCGAAGAAGCGGAAGTTCTGTTTGACGAGTTTCACCGGATGGTGACCGGAAAACTGGATATCGAGAACGAAGAGAATCATCTCGGCAAACTCCGGATTTTCGCCGGCGTTCTCGAGTTTCCGGCGCGCGTGAAATGCGCGTCCCTATCGTGGCACACGGTCCACGCGGCACTTCACGGCGAAGAGTCGACGTCCACCGAGTGA
- a CDS encoding GNAT family N-acetyltransferase — MPVSKRLVFRSYAPADRESFLRLVTDETVMKHVDKGVLELPEAEQLWRKLIDEFYPSGSDTIYAVFTKQGNRYVGHAAIRPRPERKQDWEISYMLVPTAWGKGYATEIARSLIDFGFNELQQREVFATIAPENTASIAVVKKAGMSLCDAEVGDSDPTLVFSIQSKV, encoded by the coding sequence TTGCCGGTTTCAAAGAGACTTGTTTTCCGATCGTACGCGCCCGCGGACCGCGAGTCGTTTCTCCGTCTCGTGACGGACGAAACCGTGATGAAACACGTCGACAAGGGAGTTCTCGAACTCCCGGAAGCGGAACAGCTTTGGCGTAAGTTGATCGACGAGTTCTATCCAAGCGGAAGCGACACGATCTACGCCGTCTTTACAAAGCAGGGAAACCGCTACGTCGGACACGCCGCCATTCGCCCGAGACCCGAAAGAAAACAGGACTGGGAAATCAGTTATATGCTGGTACCGACGGCTTGGGGAAAGGGATACGCGACCGAGATCGCGAGAAGCCTGATCGATTTCGGCTTCAACGAACTTCAACAACGCGAGGTCTTTGCGACAATCGCTCCAGAAAACACGGCGTCGATCGCGGTCGTCAAAAAAGCAGGTATGTCGCTTTGTGACGCTGAGGTCGGAGACTCCGACCCGACTTTGGTCTTTTCGATCCAGTCTAAAGTTTGA
- a CDS encoding ParB/RepB/Spo0J family partition protein, whose amino-acid sequence MARKALGRGLSALITEETDTPNESAGSLEIDIDLITPNPEQPRTRFAEENLEELAQSIRANGIVQPILVRRKNGRYEIVAGERRWRASQRAGLQRIPAVIKEVTDEKLLELALIENIQRQELNAMEEARAYRKLIDTIGLTQEMIADQVGKDRTLVATSLRLLKLPADIQKLIEEQKLSAGHGRALLMAENADSQRRIARKVIEMSLSVRETEKVVKRADRKEAETVTNKGVTRAIDANAKAAETKLRRHFGTNVRIVPNSKGPGGKLEIEYYGESDLDRIYELILKG is encoded by the coding sequence ATGGCTAGAAAAGCTCTGGGACGCGGCCTTAGCGCCCTCATCACGGAAGAAACCGACACCCCGAACGAATCTGCGGGCTCGCTGGAAATCGACATTGACCTCATCACACCGAATCCGGAGCAACCCCGAACGCGATTCGCGGAAGAGAATCTCGAGGAGTTGGCGCAGTCGATCCGCGCGAACGGGATTGTCCAACCGATTCTGGTAAGACGAAAGAACGGTCGATACGAGATCGTCGCCGGCGAACGCCGTTGGCGCGCATCGCAGCGCGCGGGACTTCAGAGAATTCCGGCAGTGATCAAGGAAGTCACCGATGAGAAATTGCTCGAACTCGCGCTGATCGAGAACATACAGCGGCAAGAACTGAATGCGATGGAAGAGGCGCGAGCTTACCGGAAACTAATTGATACAATTGGACTTACGCAAGAAATGATTGCCGATCAAGTTGGCAAGGACCGGACACTCGTGGCAACGTCGCTGCGCCTCCTTAAACTTCCTGCGGACATACAGAAGTTGATCGAGGAACAGAAACTCTCCGCGGGTCACGGCCGCGCGCTGCTGATGGCTGAAAACGCCGATTCGCAACGGCGCATCGCGCGCAAGGTGATCGAGATGTCGCTCTCGGTTCGTGAAACCGAAAAAGTTGTCAAGCGGGCTGACCGTAAGGAGGCGGAAACTGTTACAAACAAAGGGGTTACGCGCGCAATTGACGCGAATGCGAAGGCTGCGGAGACAAAGCTTCGAAGGCATTTCGGGACAAATGTTCGAATCGTCCCCAACTCGAAAGGTCCGGGCGGAAAACTGGAGATCGAATACTACGGCGAGTCCGACCTTGACCGCATTTACGAACTCATTTTGAAAGGTTAG
- a CDS encoding cupin domain-containing protein, with product MKKVVLTEKFALINEHWRPKIVGELNGQEVKLVKFQGEFPWHLHENEDEMFLAYKGSFRIEFRDRTVELNEGEFIIVPRGAEHRPVADSEVEVLLFEPKDLRNTGNLIDAEFTAPGAERI from the coding sequence ATGAAAAAGGTTGTACTTACCGAGAAATTCGCTCTCATCAACGAGCATTGGCGTCCCAAAATTGTTGGAGAATTGAACGGCCAGGAAGTTAAGTTGGTCAAGTTTCAAGGAGAATTTCCGTGGCACCTCCACGAAAACGAGGACGAGATGTTTCTCGCATACAAAGGGAGTTTTCGCATCGAATTCCGCGACCGAACGGTCGAACTGAATGAGGGTGAATTCATCATTGTTCCGCGTGGCGCCGAGCATCGGCCGGTCGCCGATAGCGAAGTTGAAGTACTTCTGTTCGAACCAAAGGATCTGCGGAACACGGGGAATTTGATCGACGCGGAATTTACCGCGCCGGGCGCCGAAAGAATCTAA
- a CDS encoding ParA family protein — protein sequence MGKIIAIANQKGGVGKTTTAVNLAAGLAVQEKKILLVDADPQGNASSGSGIQRGITRKTIYNALALNEPAENIVVPTELPLFFVLPADKNLAGAEIELVEMERREYRLKTVIEPLRDQYDYIIIDCPPSLGLLTINGLTAADSLLVPIQCEYFALEGVTELFDTLARLRRGLNPHLSIEGLLLTMFDERTNLSSAVAQDLRDFYGSQVLKTVIPRNVRLAEAPSHGQPIILYDIRSRGAESYMELAKEILSHG from the coding sequence ATGGGAAAGATAATTGCGATCGCCAACCAAAAAGGCGGCGTCGGAAAAACGACAACTGCCGTTAATCTCGCTGCCGGATTAGCTGTCCAGGAGAAAAAGATACTGCTCGTCGATGCCGATCCGCAAGGAAACGCGTCGTCAGGCTCCGGTATACAACGCGGAATCACCCGGAAAACGATCTATAACGCGCTGGCACTCAACGAGCCCGCGGAAAATATTGTCGTTCCGACCGAGTTGCCGTTGTTTTTCGTTCTGCCGGCGGACAAAAACCTTGCCGGTGCCGAGATCGAGTTGGTTGAAATGGAACGACGCGAGTATCGGCTGAAAACCGTCATCGAACCGCTTCGTGACCAGTACGACTACATAATCATCGACTGCCCGCCGTCGCTCGGACTTTTGACGATCAACGGATTGACCGCCGCCGATTCCCTGCTTGTGCCGATCCAATGCGAGTATTTTGCGCTCGAAGGCGTGACCGAACTTTTCGACACGCTTGCGCGGTTGCGCCGGGGCCTCAATCCCCATCTTTCGATCGAAGGACTATTGCTGACGATGTTCGACGAGCGGACCAATCTGTCGTCGGCTGTGGCTCAAGATCTGCGCGATTTCTACGGCTCGCAGGTATTGAAAACGGTGATTCCGCGAAATGTGCGTTTGGCAGAGGCGCCGAGTCACGGACAGCCGATCATTCTTTATGATATTCGATCGCGCGGCGCCGAGAGTTATATGGAACTTGCGAAGGAGATCTTAAGTCATGGCTAG
- the selD gene encoding selenide, water dikinase SelD: MSKLPKQNSENVIVGFDTSDDAGVFRLNDSTALVQTLDFFTPIADDPQTYGRIAAINSLNDVYAMGGTPLTALSIVCYPQKGDWDVLGEILKGGQLALNSENVVVLGGHSVDDQEIKFGYAITGTVDPKRVITNAGARAGDVLVLTKPIGTGVISTGIKFEKASQRAIDAAMNAMTTSAREASNVMRRLEANACTDVTGFGFLGHAYEMAKASGVTLEIDAESVPLLPDVLELIELKMLTRGDRNNRIYVGETIAFSESVSREMQSALFDPQTAGGLLISLSVENAEKMVAELGNAVIVGRVRSFDRHLLKVS, encoded by the coding sequence TTGAGCAAACTTCCGAAACAGAATAGTGAGAATGTGATCGTCGGTTTCGATACTTCCGACGACGCGGGAGTTTTTCGTCTTAACGACAGCACCGCTCTGGTTCAAACGCTCGATTTCTTTACGCCGATCGCCGACGATCCGCAGACTTACGGCCGCATCGCCGCGATCAATTCGCTCAACGACGTATACGCGATGGGCGGAACGCCGCTGACGGCGCTCTCGATCGTATGTTACCCGCAAAAAGGCGACTGGGATGTCCTCGGCGAGATCTTGAAAGGCGGGCAACTGGCCCTGAATTCAGAGAACGTGGTTGTTCTCGGCGGTCATTCGGTCGATGACCAGGAGATTAAATTCGGTTATGCAATCACCGGAACTGTTGACCCTAAACGAGTTATCACGAACGCGGGAGCTCGTGCGGGAGATGTTCTGGTTCTGACGAAACCGATCGGAACGGGCGTCATCAGCACCGGGATCAAGTTCGAAAAGGCGTCTCAGAGAGCGATCGACGCGGCGATGAACGCGATGACAACTTCGGCGCGGGAAGCGTCAAATGTTATGCGACGCCTGGAAGCGAACGCCTGCACTGACGTCACAGGCTTCGGATTCCTCGGCCACGCCTACGAAATGGCGAAGGCGAGCGGCGTGACGCTTGAGATCGACGCCGAAAGCGTTCCGCTTCTTCCCGACGTGCTCGAATTGATCGAACTGAAGATGCTGACGCGCGGCGACCGAAACAATCGGATATATGTCGGGGAAACGATCGCCTTTTCCGAATCGGTTTCGCGCGAGATGCAAAGCGCCCTGTTCGATCCGCAGACGGCCGGCGGTCTGCTTATCAGTTTGAGCGTAGAGAACGCCGAAAAAATGGTTGCCGAACTCGGGAACGCGGTCATCGTCGGTCGCGTTCGGAGCTTTGACCGTCATCTTCTGAAAGTATCTTGA
- a CDS encoding GWxTD domain-containing protein, producing the protein MSKRNFVRNLTLIVSILIAAAPFAKAQDPKETPSQNVEDKVRKVKDEVKKVYEDWLKKDVTYLITPEEKRAFKQLKTDEERENFIENFWRRRDPNPDTEENEFREEYYERIAYANEHYASGIPGWMTDRGRTYITWGKPDSVESHPAGGAYDRPSYEGGGSTTTYPFEIWFYRHLDGVGDGIEIEFVDPTGTGEYRIARSPNEKDALLMVPGAGLTTQESLGLVNKADRITGQGQSGGYGYQREQDSPFRRLEIIANLQRPPQVKYSDLQTALTESAVIDNNPLDFQLRVDYFRQSDSAVMTTFTVQADNKELVFESVGGLPTARMNIFGRIMAVSGKRSGIFEDSVTTSATDEELADAKDKKSVYQKAIALTPGTYKVDVVVRDVVSGNKGIRSFGFTLPKYDEKQLDTSSLILATKLRTTNERDIGGMFVIGTAKVIPNLAGVYKKGQEVGIYMQVYNAGIDQTTLRPAVDVEYVLTKGGKEIFRQPENWEGLSDSGQRLTLARLLSTIGMTAGDYEIKIKIKDRVSGQMMERGDKFTIID; encoded by the coding sequence ATGTCCAAGAGAAATTTCGTTCGCAATTTGACCTTGATTGTCTCGATTCTGATCGCGGCCGCGCCGTTTGCCAAGGCGCAGGATCCGAAGGAAACGCCGAGCCAGAACGTGGAAGACAAGGTTCGCAAGGTCAAGGATGAAGTTAAGAAGGTTTACGAAGACTGGCTGAAGAAAGACGTTACGTACCTCATCACGCCGGAAGAAAAGCGAGCTTTCAAACAGCTCAAAACTGACGAGGAGCGCGAAAATTTCATCGAGAATTTCTGGCGGCGGCGCGATCCGAACCCGGACACTGAAGAAAACGAGTTTCGAGAAGAGTATTACGAGCGAATAGCTTATGCGAACGAACATTACGCCTCCGGAATTCCGGGATGGATGACGGATCGCGGCCGTACTTATATAACGTGGGGCAAACCGGATTCGGTCGAGTCGCACCCGGCCGGCGGCGCTTACGACCGTCCCAGCTATGAGGGCGGCGGATCGACGACTACCTATCCCTTTGAAATTTGGTTCTATCGTCACTTGGACGGCGTCGGCGACGGGATCGAGATCGAATTCGTCGATCCGACCGGAACCGGCGAGTATCGAATTGCGCGGAGCCCGAACGAGAAGGACGCGCTTTTGATGGTTCCCGGCGCCGGTTTGACGACCCAGGAATCTCTCGGACTCGTGAACAAGGCCGATCGCATCACCGGTCAGGGTCAATCCGGCGGCTATGGTTACCAGCGTGAACAGGATTCTCCGTTCCGGAGACTTGAGATAATCGCGAACCTGCAGCGTCCGCCGCAAGTGAAATACAGCGATCTCCAGACGGCCTTGACCGAATCGGCCGTTATCGACAACAATCCGCTCGATTTTCAGCTGCGGGTCGATTACTTCCGTCAGTCGGACAGCGCCGTGATGACGACATTCACGGTTCAGGCCGACAACAAGGAACTGGTTTTCGAGAGCGTCGGTGGTCTGCCGACCGCGAGAATGAACATCTTTGGACGAATAATGGCAGTCTCGGGCAAGCGCTCCGGAATCTTCGAGGACTCCGTCACAACGAGCGCGACCGACGAGGAACTCGCCGACGCAAAAGACAAGAAGTCGGTTTATCAAAAGGCGATCGCACTCACTCCCGGAACGTATAAGGTAGACGTCGTCGTGCGCGATGTAGTTTCCGGCAACAAAGGCATTCGAAGCTTTGGTTTCACCTTGCCGAAGTACGACGAGAAACAGCTCGACACGTCTTCGCTGATTTTGGCGACGAAGCTCCGGACGACGAACGAACGTGATATCGGCGGGATGTTCGTCATCGGAACGGCGAAGGTCATTCCGAATCTTGCCGGCGTCTACAAGAAGGGTCAGGAAGTCGGCATCTATATGCAGGTTTACAATGCCGGCATCGATCAGACCACGCTTCGTCCGGCGGTCGATGTCGAATACGTTCTCACAAAAGGCGGCAAAGAGATCTTTCGGCAACCTGAGAACTGGGAAGGACTCAGCGACTCGGGACAGCGTTTGACACTCGCGCGTCTTCTCTCGACGATCGGAATGACGGCCGGTGACTACGAGATCAAGATCAAGATCAAAGACCGTGTCAGCGGCCAGATGATGGAGCGCGGCGACAAATTCACGATCATCGACTAA
- the tatA gene encoding twin-arginine translocase TatA/TatE family subunit yields MQELILIGVIALIIFGPRKLPQIARTIGKTMAEFRKATNEFKSTWEKEVDFERLDADEPVVTPNTIAKESPIQLPEIKALEESDYGKMSITATSPAAAEEVAAAEIEPDDEQQKGKRDWL; encoded by the coding sequence ATGCAGGAACTGATCCTGATCGGCGTGATTGCGCTGATCATTTTCGGTCCGCGCAAACTTCCGCAGATCGCCCGGACGATCGGTAAAACGATGGCGGAGTTCCGGAAAGCGACCAACGAGTTCAAGTCGACGTGGGAAAAGGAGGTCGATTTCGAGCGGCTCGACGCCGACGAACCGGTCGTTACACCGAACACCATCGCCAAGGAGAGTCCGATCCAACTTCCGGAGATAAAAGCGCTCGAAGAAAGCGACTACGGGAAAATGTCGATCACCGCGACCTCGCCTGCAGCCGCAGAGGAAGTCGCGGCGGCTGAAATCGAACCTGACGACGAACAGCAGAAAGGCAAACGCGACTGGTTGTAA
- the tatC gene encoding twin-arginine translocase subunit TatC produces MMNAEETIQETEIGAQMSFLEHLDELRKRLVRSVLIITAAFVLCWTVSDKIYNFLAVPVQRELAEATQRRVQNDDNFTFIKDGDTGRYVFDRATSLGSVVVPVGTTVLARVSKCAENNFCINSDEDLLVGSYLVPKGVKIAELTATIARTASSDEQLIVTTATEPFTLYVTVSLYAAIAVSVPFLLWQIWAFIAPALYRHERKYVTPFIGLSTISFVLGAAFAYYILFPPAVRYLLWLGEDFRLMLRATDYFDFITLIMLAMGLIFQMPAITYVLARIGLVNAGFLAKSWKFAIIIILIAAAVISPTGDIPNMMLFATPMMMLYVISIFVAWLFGKKRVPDPIV; encoded by the coding sequence ATGATGAACGCTGAGGAAACAATCCAGGAAACAGAGATCGGAGCGCAAATGTCCTTTTTGGAACATTTGGACGAACTTCGCAAGCGTCTCGTGCGATCCGTCCTGATCATCACGGCGGCCTTTGTTTTGTGCTGGACGGTTTCCGACAAGATCTATAATTTCCTGGCCGTGCCGGTCCAGCGCGAACTGGCCGAAGCCACGCAGCGCCGCGTTCAGAACGACGACAATTTCACGTTCATCAAGGACGGCGACACCGGGCGATACGTCTTTGATCGCGCGACAAGTCTCGGAAGCGTCGTCGTGCCGGTCGGGACGACGGTTTTGGCGCGGGTGTCGAAGTGCGCCGAAAACAACTTCTGTATCAACTCCGACGAGGATCTTCTGGTCGGCAGTTACCTCGTTCCGAAAGGTGTCAAAATTGCCGAACTCACGGCCACGATCGCGCGAACCGCAAGCAGTGACGAACAACTCATCGTGACGACCGCGACCGAGCCGTTTACGCTTTACGTCACGGTTTCGCTCTATGCGGCCATCGCGGTCAGCGTTCCGTTTCTGTTGTGGCAGATTTGGGCCTTTATCGCGCCGGCCCTATATCGTCACGAACGCAAATACGTCACGCCGTTCATTGGCCTTTCGACGATCTCGTTCGTGCTCGGCGCCGCATTTGCCTATTACATCTTGTTTCCTCCGGCCGTGCGGTATCTTCTCTGGCTCGGCGAGGACTTTCGGCTGATGCTCCGCGCGACCGACTATTTCGATTTCATCACGCTCATAATGCTGGCGATGGGGCTTATCTTTCAAATGCCGGCGATCACCTATGTTCTCGCGCGGATCGGGCTTGTTAACGCAGGTTTTCTTGCCAAAAGCTGGAAGTTCGCGATCATTATCATCCTCATTGCGGCGGCGGTTATTTCACCGACCGGGGATATACCGAATATGATGCTCTTCGCCACGCCGATGATGATGCTCTACGTCATATCCATCTTCGTCGCCTGGCTCTTCGGCAAAAAACGTGTTCCCGACCCGATTGTATAA